atgattatttgcatatttgtatAACAAAGTTTAGAccaacgaatttttttttaatgtgggaaatttcaataatttataatcatttataaaacaatgaagatttaaaaattaaaaatattaacttttcaatatatgttcaatgcaaatataaaaatataagtttacATTTTCATacgatgtatagtttaatttaaacgatatgaaatatatatatatatatattttttttttttttttttttttttttttttttgtcatcaactttacagactcatatagactctgtgaaccaaactgggagatcttgatccatgtgaactacaAAAGACGTTTCCTTCCTAGCGCTAcgggctaagctatccgccttctTGTTatgcgttcttggtacatagataatctctgcgtgggaaaaactctctttcaagcTGTTTATAtcctccaaataacttgcaaatgctggccattcctctggtgttgaaaccatcttcaccaattgagaacaatccgttgcaaacgtaacctgaaattgtcgtaagtttttcatacattccattgcccataacaAGGCTTCCATTTCTGCATGAAGGATTTATATAAGGATTTAGAAACTAGAAAGCGTACACAAGTGCCACATagattgctttttttttaatttttacaaaattcataCACAAGTGTCGCATagattggtttttttttaatttttacaaaattcaggTTATAACTTATTAAAAGATTCTCAATTAAAATATTGGGGATGATTATCATCACATATATTTTGTATCAGTGTTATCATTAAACGTGTATCGGTGTATCAGTGTATGTATCACGTATAATCTCGCACTGGAATCAGAATCGAAAGCGTATGGAGGTTGGAACCTAAAGGTAACAGACCTTCTCGGGTAAGAAACAGCGAATGCAGTCCATTAGATGTAAGGCCCACGTGTGCGATGGACCTAGGCTGAACAAATGAATagtcttttatttcattttctgtCACTTTTGTTTAATACAAGTTGGCACATGGACCACAAAAATTTCAGCCGTCGAATAAGACCTGCTTATGGGGCCAACATACACCTGGCAAGGCGCCGGGTATTGGGACACACGTGTTGAGCCGGTCTGGATCATAATTGACACCTTCCACTTTCTTTAGATTCTGTATAAAGCAAACAAGTGGCAGATTAGTCttacaaaaacataattaacaACGGTATTTCTTTTTATCTCGGTATAATAGCTGGGCATTCGGTTTATACGATTTTTTCAGGTTGGTTTATTCGGTTATcggatttttggtttttagaaaATGACACTGAAGTAAACCGAACTAAATTCTGGTTTAGTTCCGAATTTATTTAGGTTATTCAATTCAGTTTTGGGTGTTATTATTCATTCTgaattaaaccaaaatcaatTTATATATCAGTTTATTCAGTTAATtggtagaaaacaaaatattcagGTGTGTAAAATTGGTTTATTTCTGTTGTTGTGTCCCAAACCGAAAactgattaaatttttaaattagcCGATCAGTTATGTTAAAaccaaaattgaaaattttggttcTGTCGGTGCTTCTGTTCCTACCGATGCCCAAAACTATAATAGATATAATACAGAGAACTTTCTGTAGTTGCATGTATTTGAATATCGAattctgtatatgtataaatatatcaatCAAGTCCAAAGAGACGATAAAATCGACCACGCGCATCCTTCCCTAAGGGTCATAATTAAAAAGGTGCCGGTCCTAGTTCAAAAGCGTTATTTATTTCTCTGTGTTCAATCAAAATACACATCTCTCGTACCCTTTCGAATTAATTTAGCTAATGTTGCATGTAATGCAAGAAAGAAGAAACTTCCAAAACtagtataataataattactgACTGGCTTTGTAAAAGAAAACATGCCATATTTTTAGTTGTCACAGAATAcacttgataaaaatatattcaaattcaTTACTGAAGAAAATATGAAGGTTTGTATGAAATAAATATTACTACTTGGGGAAATTAAAACAAACTATAAGTCTATAAGCTAATTACAGTTAATGTGCCTTTTGTTTGTTAACTTGCTCTTAGTGAATTACAGCTGATAAATCTTGACATCATGCTAAACATCTTATCTCGAATCTTGTTCATTAAGATCTCATTCTCAATTGTTGACTAGGTTTGGCTAAATCGTGCACGAGTTAGCATTGAGTGTTAAAATAGTTTCTCTCTTGAATGTATGAAGAAAAaccatcaaaaaaatatttaatatagcaAAACAAAGACCAAAAAGTCGccgaaaatactattttaaacatattaaaCCTAATAAACACAAAGATGTGACTTCCTTTGCTTCTATAAGTAGAAAACTCATTCTATATCCCCTAAAACACACCAAGATCcattaaacacacacacacataaaataaaatgaaattctCAATCACATCAGCTCTCTGCTTAACTCTCTCCACCTTCTTGATCGGAGCACAAGCCAAAGTCCCCGTCGACGAGCAGTTCCGAGTGGTCAACGAAGGAGGCTACACCGACTACAGTCCCATCGAATACAACCCTGACGTGCGTGGCTTCCAGCCTTTCAACGATAACTTCCGTCTCTGTTTCTACAACACAACCCCAAACGCATACACTCTCGCCCTCAGAATCGGAAACAGAGCTCAAGAATCCACTCTCAGATGGGTCTGGGAAGCTAACAGAGGCTCGCCGGTCAAAGAAAACGCTACGTTGACTTTCGGCGAAGACGGAAACCTCGTCCTCGCCGAAGCCGATGGTCGCATGGTGTGGCAAACCAACACGGCGAACAAAGGTGCCGTGGGGATCAAGATCTTGGAGAATGGCAATATGGTAATATACGACAACAAGGGGAAGTTTATATGGCAGAGCTTTGATTCTCCGACAGACACTCTTCTTGTCGGACAATCACTTAAACTCAATGGTCGGAACAAGCTCGTAAGCAGACGGTCTCCATCGGTTAACACAAACGGACCATACAGTCTCGTGATGGAAGCCAAGAAGTTAGTCTTGTACTACACGACAAACAAAACTCCGAAACCTATCGCTTATTACAACTACGAGTTCTTCTCCAAGATTACTCAACTACAGTCCATTACGTTCCAAGCCCAGGAAGATTCCGACACCACGTGGGGTTTACACATGGAAGGCGTCGACTCTGGGTCTAAATTCAACGTCTCCACGTTCCTCTCGCGTCCAAAACACAATGCCACGTTGAGTTTCATTAGGTTGGAATCAGACGGAAACGTTAGAGTTTGGAGTTATAGTACCGCAGCGACTGCGACCGCTTGGGACGTGACCTACACGGCGTTTACTAACGACGATACTGACGGTAACGACGAGTGTAGGATCCCTGAGCATTGCTTGAACTTTGGTTTGTGTAAGAAAGGTCAGTGTAACGCTTGTCCTAGCGACAAAGGGCTACTTGGATGGGACGAGACTTGTAAGACTCCGAGTCTAGCAAGTTGCGATCCC
This Brassica napus cultivar Da-Ae chromosome C6, Da-Ae, whole genome shotgun sequence DNA region includes the following protein-coding sequences:
- the LOC125588473 gene encoding EP1-like glycoprotein 3, translating into MKFSITSALCLTLSTFLIGAQAKVPVDEQFRVVNEGGYTDYSPIEYNPDVRGFQPFNDNFRLCFYNTTPNAYTLALRIGNRAQESTLRWVWEANRGSPVKENATLTFGEDGNLVLAEADGRMVWQTNTANKGAVGIKILENGNMVIYDNKGKFIWQSFDSPTDTLLVGQSLKLNGRNKLVSRRSPSVNTNGPYSLVMEAKKLVLYYTTNKTPKPIAYYNYEFFSKITQLQSITFQAQEDSDTTWGLHMEGVDSGSKFNVSTFLSRPKHNATLSFIRLESDGNVRVWSYSTAATATAWDVTYTAFTNDDTDGNDECRIPEHCLNFGLCKKGQCNACPSDKGLLGWDETCKTPSLASCDPKTFHYFKIKGADSFMTKYNGGSSATEKECGDKCTRDFELTSIIYECELGMGVQVFGSGWTGFFGYGSFGC